The Candidatus Buchananbacteria bacterium CG10_big_fil_rev_8_21_14_0_10_42_9 sequence CATAGATATCTATGGCCTTTTTACTTTCCAGAAAAAAATTATCCAAAAAAGAGCTTGGTTTTTGGGGCGAAAAAATTGCCCGAAAATACTTGCGTAAAATTGGCTATCGCGAAGAGCAATCAAACTTTAACACTCGCCGCGGTGAGATTGATTTAATCATGTATGACGGTCCAACGCTTGTGTTTATTGAGGTTAAAACGCGGACCAGTCAAAATTTTGGTTTGCCCGAAGAAGCCGTCACTTCTGATAAGCTTTCGGCGTTGGTACAGGCGGCGTATCGGTACATTAATTTTCATCCAGAAGTGATCGATGATTTTCGCATTGACGTTATCGCCGTTGACATTCGCTCACGTTGGCTGCCCCCAACTATTCGCCATTACCAAAATATTGTGATATAATAGGTCATCACCAAAGCCAAAAGTATTATCCACAATTTGTTCCTTGATTAAAACCTGACAAAAAAGAACAAATTTGCTAAGATATTTAGGCTTTTGTAGAATAATTTTATTAATAAACTAAGTCACACCTATGGGCATGACTAAGTCACAAACACTCGAAGCAGTCGCAGAAGCGGCCGGCGTTAGCAAAAAGGAAGCCGCCGCTTTCTTGGACGCGTACGTTGCGCTTGCTTTGAAGCAAGTCAAAAGCGATGGCGAGTTCAGCTTGCACGGGCTTGGAAAGTTGGTCAAAGTTCACCGCAAGGCAAGAATGGGACGCAACCCAGCCACCGGTGAGGAGATTCAAATTCCAGCCAAGACCGTGGTTAAGTTCCGCGTTGCTAAAGCGACCAAAGAAGCCGTTCTCTAAGCTAGCGGCTTCTTTAACAAAAAGATCCCTGAGTAAGGGATTTT is a genomic window containing:
- a CDS encoding DNA-binding protein, which translates into the protein MGMTKSQTLEAVAEAAGVSKKEAAAFLDAYVALALKQVKSDGEFSLHGLGKLVKVHRKARMGRNPATGEEIQIPAKTVVKFRVAKATKEAVL
- a CDS encoding YraN family protein produces the protein MAFLLSRKKLSKKELGFWGEKIARKYLRKIGYREEQSNFNTRRGEIDLIMYDGPTLVFIEVKTRTSQNFGLPEEAVTSDKLSALVQAAYRYINFHPEVIDDFRIDVIAVDIRSRWLPPTIRHYQNIVI